In Acidobacteriota bacterium, one genomic interval encodes:
- a CDS encoding type B 50S ribosomal protein L31, producing MKSDMHPELHPVVFIDPSANAEFISQSTMTSDKTRDVDGVEHYEIRLEISSASHPFYTGRQHFVDSAGQIEKFQRRYGRK from the coding sequence ATGAAAAGCGATATGCACCCCGAACTCCACCCGGTCGTGTTCATCGATCCGTCGGCGAACGCCGAGTTCATCTCCCAGTCGACGATGACCAGCGACAAGACCCGGGACGTCGACGGCGTCGAGCACTACGAGATCCGGCTCGAGATCTCATCCGCGTCCCACCCCTTCTACACGGGACGCCAGCACTTCGTCGACAGCGCCGGCCAGATCGAGAAGTTCCAGCGCCGGTACGGGCGGAAGTAG
- a CDS encoding metal-dependent transcriptional regulator: MNPLLALVVLAAVIALAVMVARPDHGWLWRWRFGWRTLLRARTEDALKHLFDCEYEGRQATHQSLVGVLRLGGRRSTELLARMERLGLIVSAEGGFRLTAEGRSEALRVIRIHRLWERYLADETGLEPERWHPEAERREHQTSAEQAEELSVRLGHPPFDPHGDPIPTEEGDLPPRAGRALTDFEAGDEVEVVHVEDEPAAVYAQLVAEGVHPGMRLRIASVAAERIRFEADLDEVVLAPVIAANIFAIRAEEDAADGTSAAADATGSLSDVAVGEQALVVGFSRFCRGMERRRLLDLGLLPGTLVEATMASPSGDPIAYRVRGAVIALRRSQANQIQVQQLAQEASA, from the coding sequence ATGAACCCTCTCCTCGCCCTCGTCGTCCTCGCCGCGGTCATCGCGCTGGCCGTCATGGTGGCCCGTCCCGACCACGGCTGGCTCTGGCGCTGGCGCTTCGGTTGGCGGACGCTGCTGCGGGCCCGAACCGAGGACGCGCTGAAGCACCTCTTCGACTGCGAGTACGAGGGCCGCCAGGCGACCCACCAAAGCCTGGTCGGCGTGTTGCGGCTCGGCGGCCGGCGCAGCACCGAACTCCTCGCCCGCATGGAGAGGCTGGGGCTCATCGTGTCGGCGGAAGGGGGTTTCCGGTTGACCGCCGAGGGACGCAGCGAGGCGTTGCGCGTCATCCGCATTCACCGGTTGTGGGAGCGCTACCTCGCGGACGAGACTGGGTTGGAGCCGGAACGCTGGCACCCGGAGGCGGAGCGCCGGGAGCACCAGACGTCCGCCGAGCAGGCCGAGGAACTGTCGGTGCGGCTCGGCCATCCGCCGTTCGACCCCCACGGCGACCCGATCCCGACCGAGGAAGGCGACCTGCCGCCGCGAGCCGGTCGCGCGCTGACGGACTTCGAGGCCGGCGACGAGGTCGAGGTGGTCCACGTCGAGGACGAGCCCGCTGCGGTCTACGCGCAGTTGGTCGCCGAGGGCGTGCATCCCGGCATGAGGCTGCGCATCGCGTCCGTGGCGGCCGAGCGCATCCGCTTCGAAGCCGACCTGGACGAGGTGGTACTGGCGCCGGTCATTGCCGCGAACATCTTCGCCATTCGGGCCGAGGAGGACGCCGCCGACGGAACTTCGGCAGCGGCTGACGCCACTGGATCGCTGTCGGACGTGGCCGTCGGCGAGCAGGCGCTGGTGGTCGGCTTCTCCCGCTTCTGCCGCGGCATGGAGCGTCGCCGGCTGCTCGACCTGGGGCTGCTTCCGGGCACTCTGGTGGAGGCGACGATGGCCAGCCCCTCGGGTGATCCCATCGCCTACCGGGTGCGTGGCGCGGTGATCGCGCTGCGCCGGTCGCAGGCCAATCAGATCCAGGTGCAGCAGCTCGCGCAGGAGGCGTCGGCATGA
- a CDS encoding NAD(P)(+) transhydrogenase (Re/Si-specific) subunit beta — protein MVISQVETLYLIASFLFILGLRGLTAAHTARRGLIFAELGMGFAIWGTLIHPDIMARFEIAGFFETYKWILLTFFIGSAIGIAISALIPMTRMPERIALSHAFGGLAAALVGVSEYYREQVVAGHMDHTTMGAIGFEVLFGGLTFTGSLMAFGKLSGLIPGRNITWPLQNQSNILMFGGTFVLLVAVTIDPSNQILFYAMAAMPLLLGILFVAPIGGADMPVVITLLNSYAGLAASATGFALDNNVLIIAGAIDGASGFILSVVMSKAMNRSFRNVLFGAFGKVDEEDAAMAASGGERVQEASVGDAAMLLSGAGSVIVCPGYGMAVAQAQHVVGELAEILEANGTQVRYAIHPVAGRMPGHMNVLLAEAKIPYTSLMELEEINEDFKNTDVALVVGANDVVNPAAKHNPASSIYGMPVLNADLARSCIVLKRSMRPGFAGIENELFFAPNTVLTFGDAKDTLTKVVEALS, from the coding sequence ATCGTGATCAGCCAGGTCGAGACGCTCTACCTGATCGCGTCGTTCCTGTTCATCCTCGGGCTGCGCGGCCTGACCGCGGCCCATACGGCCCGGCGCGGGTTGATCTTCGCCGAGCTGGGCATGGGTTTCGCCATCTGGGGCACCCTGATCCACCCGGACATCATGGCGCGCTTCGAGATCGCGGGCTTCTTCGAGACGTACAAGTGGATCCTGCTGACCTTCTTCATCGGCAGCGCCATCGGCATCGCGATCTCGGCGCTCATCCCGATGACCCGGATGCCCGAGCGGATCGCGCTCTCCCACGCCTTCGGCGGACTCGCCGCGGCGCTGGTCGGCGTCTCGGAGTACTACCGCGAGCAGGTCGTCGCCGGACACATGGACCACACGACGATGGGCGCGATCGGCTTCGAAGTGCTCTTCGGGGGTTTGACCTTCACCGGCTCGCTGATGGCCTTCGGCAAGCTGTCGGGCCTCATCCCGGGTCGCAACATCACCTGGCCGCTCCAGAATCAGAGCAACATCCTGATGTTCGGCGGCACCTTCGTGCTGCTCGTCGCGGTGACCATCGATCCGTCGAACCAGATCCTCTTCTACGCCATGGCCGCGATGCCGCTGCTGCTCGGCATCCTGTTCGTCGCGCCCATCGGCGGCGCCGACATGCCGGTCGTCATCACGCTGCTCAACTCCTACGCCGGCCTCGCCGCCTCGGCGACCGGATTCGCGCTGGACAACAACGTCCTGATCATCGCCGGCGCCATCGACGGCGCCTCGGGCTTCATCCTCTCCGTCGTCATGAGCAAGGCGATGAACCGCTCGTTCCGAAACGTCCTGTTCGGCGCCTTCGGCAAGGTCGACGAGGAGGACGCCGCCATGGCCGCCTCAGGAGGCGAACGGGTCCAGGAGGCTTCGGTCGGGGATGCCGCGATGCTGCTGTCCGGCGCCGGTTCCGTCATCGTCTGCCCCGGCTACGGCATGGCGGTGGCCCAGGCCCAGCACGTCGTCGGCGAGCTCGCCGAGATCCTCGAGGCGAACGGCACGCAGGTGCGCTACGCGATTCACCCCGTCGCCGGCCGCATGCCCGGCCACATGAACGTCCTGCTCGCCGAGGCGAAGATTCCCTACACGTCGCTGATGGAACTCGAGGAGATCAACGAGGACTTCAAGAACACCGACGTCGCCCTCGTCGTCGGCGCCAACGACGTCGTCAACCCGGCCGCCAAGCACAACCCGGCGAGTTCGATCTACGGCATGCCGGTGCTGAACGCCGACCTGGCGAGATCCTGCATCGTCCTCAAACGGTCCATGCGGCCGGGCTTCGCCGGCATCGAGAACGAGCTGTTCTTCGCACCGAACACGGTGCTGACGTTCGGCGATGCGAAGGACACGCTGACGAAGGTGGTTGAGGCGTTGTCGTAG
- the leuS gene encoding leucine--tRNA ligase has protein sequence MTTRDQPARPRRHIYDAAEVEPKWQRIWREHDAFRTPDDPEILESRPKYYVLDMFPYPSGAGLHIGHPEGYTATDVVARKRRMEGYNVLHPMGWDAFGLPAERAAVRENQHPRLITQRNVANFRRQIERLGFSYDWEREVNTSSADYYRWTQWIFLELHKRGLAYLEDVPVWWCPALGTVLANEEVKDGAYVDTGDPVERRTMRQWMLRITAYAERLLEDLDDVDWPEYVKEMQRNWIGKSNGAEIRMPIEGADDSFPVFTTRPDTLFGATYCVLAPEHPLVAEITSGEQRAAVDAYVDEATNKTELQRTDLAKDKSGVFTGACATNPATGEPIPIWVADYVLMSYGSGAIMGVPGQDQRDWDFAVEYDLPIVRTVAPPDGWDGEAYMEDGPAINSGFLDGLQVDDAKERMIEWLVEEGHGARRVEYRLRDWLFSRQRYWGEPFPVLHVLDDDGKPTGEILPVPREDLPVALPEVDEFKPTADGRPPLARAGDDWLIVTLPDGRKARRETNTMPQWAGSCWYFLRYIDPKNTEAPWSRELERYWMPVDLYIGGVEHAVLHLLYARFWQKVLYDAGLVSTSEPFARLFNQGMILAYSYRDEGGKYHHPDTVDWRDDRVFLAGTDEPLEARVEKMSKSKLNVANPDDVIERWGADSLRLHELFMGPLHQQKPWQTKDVDGVHRFLQRTWRLVVDERTGELAEKVGGDGTEPGDDLNRLLHKTVRKVGEDIDSLDMNTAISQMMIWVNAATAAEQVPRRSLEAFLRILSPFAPHLAEELWSRLGCERLICHQEWPVYDEALVVDETINVVVQVMGKKRDVLQVPAEADRATLEQLALASDNARRFMDGKEPRKVIVVPGRLVNIVV, from the coding sequence ATGACGACCAGGGACCAACCAGCCCGGCCCCGCCGGCATATCTACGACGCCGCCGAAGTCGAGCCGAAATGGCAGCGGATCTGGCGCGAACACGACGCCTTCCGCACCCCGGACGACCCCGAGATCCTGGAGAGCCGGCCGAAGTACTACGTCCTGGACATGTTCCCCTACCCCTCCGGCGCGGGCCTGCACATCGGCCACCCGGAGGGCTACACGGCGACCGACGTGGTCGCGCGCAAGCGGCGCATGGAGGGGTACAACGTCCTCCACCCGATGGGCTGGGACGCCTTCGGGCTGCCGGCGGAGCGCGCGGCGGTGCGCGAGAACCAGCACCCGCGGCTCATCACGCAGCGGAACGTGGCCAACTTCCGCCGTCAGATCGAGCGCCTCGGCTTCTCGTACGACTGGGAGCGGGAGGTCAACACGTCCTCCGCGGACTACTACCGCTGGACGCAGTGGATCTTCCTGGAGCTGCACAAGCGCGGCCTCGCCTACCTGGAGGACGTGCCGGTCTGGTGGTGCCCGGCGCTGGGCACGGTGCTGGCCAACGAGGAGGTCAAGGACGGCGCCTACGTCGACACCGGCGACCCGGTCGAACGGCGCACGATGCGGCAGTGGATGCTCCGCATCACCGCCTACGCCGAGCGGCTGCTCGAGGACCTCGACGACGTCGACTGGCCCGAGTACGTCAAGGAGATGCAGCGCAACTGGATCGGCAAATCCAACGGCGCCGAGATCCGGATGCCGATCGAGGGCGCCGACGACAGCTTCCCCGTGTTCACCACCCGGCCGGACACTCTGTTCGGCGCCACCTACTGCGTGCTGGCGCCGGAGCACCCGCTCGTCGCCGAGATCACGAGCGGCGAACAGCGCGCCGCCGTCGACGCCTATGTGGACGAGGCGACGAACAAGACCGAACTCCAGCGCACGGACCTGGCGAAGGACAAGTCCGGCGTGTTCACCGGCGCCTGCGCAACGAACCCGGCCACCGGCGAACCGATCCCCATCTGGGTCGCCGACTATGTCCTGATGAGCTACGGCTCGGGCGCGATCATGGGCGTTCCCGGCCAGGACCAGCGGGACTGGGACTTCGCTGTGGAGTACGACCTGCCGATCGTACGCACCGTGGCGCCGCCGGACGGCTGGGACGGCGAGGCATACATGGAGGACGGCCCCGCGATCAACAGCGGCTTCCTGGACGGCCTCCAGGTCGACGACGCGAAGGAGCGGATGATCGAGTGGCTGGTCGAGGAAGGCCACGGCGCGAGGCGGGTCGAGTACCGCCTGCGGGACTGGCTGTTCTCGCGCCAGCGCTACTGGGGCGAGCCGTTCCCCGTTCTCCACGTCCTGGACGACGACGGCAAGCCCACCGGCGAGATCCTGCCCGTGCCGCGCGAGGATCTGCCCGTCGCGCTCCCCGAGGTCGACGAGTTCAAGCCGACAGCCGACGGCCGGCCACCGCTCGCCCGCGCCGGCGACGACTGGCTCATCGTCACCCTGCCGGACGGTCGCAAGGCGCGGCGCGAGACGAACACGATGCCGCAATGGGCGGGCTCCTGCTGGTACTTCCTGCGCTACATCGACCCGAAGAACACGGAGGCGCCCTGGTCACGCGAGCTGGAGCGCTACTGGATGCCGGTCGACCTGTACATCGGCGGCGTCGAGCACGCGGTGCTGCATCTGCTCTACGCGCGCTTCTGGCAGAAGGTGCTCTACGACGCCGGCCTGGTTTCGACCTCCGAGCCGTTCGCCCGGCTCTTCAACCAGGGGATGATCCTGGCCTACAGCTACCGCGACGAGGGCGGCAAGTACCACCACCCCGACACCGTCGACTGGCGGGACGACCGGGTGTTCCTCGCCGGCACGGACGAGCCGCTCGAAGCCCGGGTCGAGAAGATGTCGAAGTCGAAGCTGAACGTCGCCAACCCCGACGACGTGATCGAGCGCTGGGGCGCGGACTCGCTCCGGCTCCACGAACTGTTCATGGGGCCGCTCCACCAGCAGAAACCCTGGCAGACGAAGGACGTGGACGGCGTTCACCGCTTCCTGCAGCGGACCTGGCGCCTGGTCGTCGACGAGCGGACCGGCGAACTCGCCGAGAAGGTCGGCGGCGACGGAACCGAGCCTGGCGACGACCTGAACCGCCTGCTCCACAAGACGGTCCGCAAGGTCGGCGAGGACATCGACTCGCTAGACATGAACACCGCGATCTCCCAGATGATGATCTGGGTCAACGCGGCGACCGCCGCGGAGCAGGTGCCGCGCCGGTCGCTCGAGGCCTTCCTCCGCATCCTCTCCCCCTTCGCACCCCACCTCGCCGAGGAGCTGTGGTCACGGCTCGGCTGCGAGCGCCTGATCTGCCACCAGGAATGGCCGGTCTACGACGAAGCCCTGGTCGTCGACGAGACGATCAACGTCGTCGTCCAGGTCATGGGCAAGAAGCGTGACGTCCTCCAGGTGCCCGCCGAAGCCGATCGTGCGACCCTGGAGCAACTCGCGCTCGCCTCGGACAACGCCCGCCGCTTCATGGACGGCAAGGAACCCCGCAAGGTGATCGTGGTGCCGGGGCGGCTCGTCAACATCGTCGTGTAG
- a CDS encoding NAD(P) transhydrogenase subunit alpha has translation MLEIFLGLYIFMLAAFVGYGVIKGVPALLHTPLMAFTNAISGISLVGSLVAAGAHYNNVSTVLGAIAVLCATINVVGGFWITDRMLRMFKKQDPKADAAGDAAS, from the coding sequence ATGCTCGAGATCTTCCTTGGGCTGTACATCTTCATGCTCGCGGCCTTCGTCGGCTACGGCGTGATCAAGGGTGTACCTGCCCTGCTCCACACTCCGCTGATGGCGTTCACGAACGCGATCTCCGGCATCTCCCTGGTCGGCTCCCTCGTCGCCGCCGGCGCTCACTACAACAACGTGAGCACCGTCCTCGGCGCGATCGCCGTGCTCTGCGCGACGATCAACGTCGTCGGCGGCTTCTGGATCACGGATCGCATGCTGCGGATGTTCAAGAAGCAGGACCCGAAGGCTGACGCGGCCGGAGACGCCGCATCGTGA
- the feoB gene encoding ferrous iron transport protein B — protein sequence MTQPALAHDCANCPAHHLGNLVRLGVDMSDWDYVVALAGNPNTGKSTVFNALTGLRQHTGNWPGKTVTRAEGGFEYGGDRYKLVDLPGTYSLLSSSLDEETARDFILFGRPDVTVIVVDATRLERNLNLALQVLEITDRAVVCLNLMDEARRKGLTVDARRLARDLGVPVVATAARSGEGLEELNRVVAEVATGSYRCRPRRVGGRSPVLSEATRRLSGAIQDAFPTLPNPQWVALRLLDGDRTLAAAVESGSLAELVDPGVREDGDEAVPPAVAEPEATRAAAAELAEPSIAAKPAARKAVLELAGQLRWGVGRNFHQALTEAVYAEAARIADRAVSRDGERRRFDFDARLDRLVTSRVFGFPLMLLMLTVVFWLTIAGANVPSSMLASLLIDTVHPLLKDVASAFGLVWWLDGLLIDGVYLATAWVVAVMLPPMAIFFPLFTLLEDFGYLPRVAFNLDRMFHRVGAHGKQALTMAMGWGCNAAAIVSTRIIDSPRERLIAIITNNFSLCNGRWPTQILVASIFIGGLVPAHVAGAVSALSVVAVAVLGVVLTFAVSWFLSRTVLRGEASAFSLELPPYRPPRVLQTIYTSIIDRTLIVLWRAVIFAAPAGAVIWLLSNIRAGEASLAEGLIGVLDPFGFALGLTGIILVAYIIAIPANEIVIPTILMLTVLVAGVPGAGAGAGVMFELDSQTATAGVLEAGGFTLLTAVCLMLFSLVHNPCSTTLYTIWKETRSVRWTAVSALLPVALGFVLCFAVAQIWRALS from the coding sequence ATGACCCAACCCGCGCTCGCGCACGACTGCGCCAACTGCCCGGCGCATCACCTGGGCAACCTCGTCCGGCTCGGCGTCGACATGAGCGACTGGGACTACGTCGTCGCCCTGGCCGGCAACCCGAACACCGGCAAGAGCACGGTCTTCAACGCTCTGACCGGCCTGCGCCAGCACACCGGCAACTGGCCCGGCAAGACGGTGACCCGCGCCGAGGGCGGTTTCGAGTACGGCGGCGACCGGTACAAGCTGGTCGATCTGCCGGGGACCTACTCGCTGCTCTCGTCCAGTCTCGACGAGGAAACCGCCCGCGACTTCATTCTCTTCGGCCGACCGGACGTGACCGTGATCGTGGTCGATGCGACGCGCCTGGAGCGAAACCTGAATCTGGCGCTGCAGGTGCTGGAGATCACGGACCGTGCGGTCGTCTGCCTCAACCTGATGGACGAGGCGCGGCGCAAGGGGCTGACGGTCGACGCGCGGCGCCTGGCGCGGGATCTCGGCGTGCCGGTCGTGGCGACGGCGGCGCGCTCCGGCGAGGGGCTGGAGGAACTGAACCGGGTCGTCGCGGAGGTGGCGACGGGTTCCTACCGTTGCCGGCCGCGGCGGGTCGGCGGCCGATCCCCGGTGCTGAGCGAGGCGACCCGCCGGTTGTCCGGAGCGATCCAGGATGCGTTTCCCACGCTGCCGAATCCGCAGTGGGTCGCTCTCCGGCTGCTCGATGGCGACCGCACCCTGGCTGCCGCGGTGGAGAGCGGTTCGCTGGCGGAACTCGTCGATCCGGGCGTGCGGGAGGATGGCGACGAGGCCGTCCCGCCGGCGGTCGCCGAACCGGAGGCGACCCGGGCGGCCGCCGCCGAGTTGGCGGAGCCCTCCATTGCCGCCAAGCCCGCCGCCCGCAAAGCGGTGCTCGAACTCGCCGGCCAACTGCGATGGGGAGTGGGCCGGAACTTCCACCAGGCGTTGACCGAGGCGGTCTACGCCGAGGCCGCCCGTATCGCGGACCGCGCCGTCTCCCGCGACGGCGAGCGACGCCGCTTCGATTTCGACGCCCGTCTCGACCGCTTGGTCACCAGCCGCGTGTTCGGTTTCCCGCTGATGCTGCTCATGCTGACGGTCGTTTTCTGGTTGACGATCGCCGGCGCCAACGTGCCGTCGTCCATGCTGGCGTCGCTCCTGATCGACACCGTGCATCCGCTGCTGAAGGACGTGGCTTCCGCCTTCGGCCTGGTCTGGTGGCTCGACGGGCTCCTGATCGACGGCGTGTACCTGGCCACCGCCTGGGTCGTCGCGGTGATGCTGCCGCCGATGGCGATCTTCTTTCCGCTGTTCACCCTGCTCGAGGACTTCGGCTACCTGCCACGGGTGGCGTTCAACCTCGACCGGATGTTCCATCGCGTCGGCGCCCACGGCAAGCAGGCGCTGACGATGGCGATGGGCTGGGGCTGCAACGCGGCGGCGATCGTCTCCACCCGGATCATCGACAGCCCGCGCGAGCGCCTGATCGCGATCATCACGAACAACTTCTCGCTCTGCAACGGCCGCTGGCCGACCCAGATTCTCGTTGCGTCGATCTTCATCGGGGGCCTCGTACCGGCGCACGTCGCGGGCGCGGTCTCGGCGCTCTCCGTCGTCGCGGTCGCCGTGCTGGGCGTCGTGCTGACCTTCGCCGTCTCCTGGTTCCTGTCGCGCACCGTGCTGCGCGGCGAGGCGTCCGCCTTCTCGCTCGAACTGCCGCCCTACCGGCCGCCACGGGTGCTGCAGACGATCTACACCTCGATCATCGACCGGACGCTCATCGTGCTCTGGCGCGCGGTGATCTTCGCCGCGCCCGCCGGGGCGGTCATCTGGCTGCTCAGCAACATCCGCGCCGGCGAGGCATCGCTGGCCGAGGGCCTGATCGGCGTCCTCGACCCGTTCGGCTTCGCCCTTGGCCTGACCGGGATCATCCTCGTCGCCTACATCATCGCGATCCCGGCCAACGAGATCGTGATCCCGACGATTCTCATGCTGACCGTGCTCGTGGCCGGCGTGCCGGGTGCCGGCGCCGGCGCCGGCGTCATGTTCGAGCTCGACTCACAGACCGCGACCGCCGGCGTTCTCGAGGCCGGTGGCTTCACGCTGCTGACCGCCGTCTGCCTGATGCTCTTCTCCCTCGTCCACAACCCGTGTTCGACGACGCTTTACACGATCTGGAAGGAAACCCGTAGCGTCCGCTGGACGGCGGTCTCAGCCCTGCTGCCCGTTGCCCTCGGCTTCGTGCTCTGCTTCGCCGTCGCCCAGATTTGGCGGGCCTTGAGCTAG
- a CDS encoding Re/Si-specific NAD(P)(+) transhydrogenase subunit alpha: MKAGVVRETHPGERRVALVPESVARIHAKGVDFLVEAGAGTDAGFDDDAYREAGAEIAATAGDVLASADLVVRVQAPDSSEIEASKAGAAVVGLLFPLTAAAMVQQLREARLTAIALDRIPRVTLAQSMDVLSSQSTVAGYRAAVLAAYRLPQFFPLLMTAAGRIDPARVLVLGAGVAGLQAIATAHRLGAVVEAYDVRAVVKEQVESLGASFVEVPAIEDAETEGGYAREVSEESQRRANEVIAERLRSTDACITTALIPGRPAPRLITAEMVEGMPHGSLIVDLAAEQGGNCELTKPGQEINVNGVTVLGPLNLASDLAADASRMFSRNAEKLVLYLLADGELSFDFDNEIVKGCVVTHDGEIVDKQVAEALA, encoded by the coding sequence ATGAAAGCCGGAGTCGTACGTGAGACGCATCCGGGAGAGCGCAGGGTCGCCCTGGTTCCCGAGAGCGTCGCCCGAATTCACGCCAAGGGTGTCGACTTCCTGGTCGAAGCGGGTGCCGGCACCGACGCAGGATTCGACGACGACGCGTACCGCGAGGCCGGCGCCGAAATCGCCGCGACGGCCGGCGACGTGCTCGCGTCAGCCGACCTCGTGGTCCGCGTCCAGGCGCCCGACTCCAGCGAGATCGAGGCGTCGAAGGCAGGTGCGGCGGTCGTCGGCCTGCTCTTCCCGCTGACCGCCGCCGCGATGGTGCAACAGCTACGTGAAGCCCGGCTCACCGCGATCGCCCTCGACCGGATTCCCCGCGTCACGCTCGCCCAGTCGATGGACGTCCTGAGTTCCCAGAGCACGGTCGCCGGCTACCGCGCCGCGGTGCTCGCGGCCTACCGGCTGCCCCAGTTCTTCCCGCTGCTGATGACGGCCGCCGGGCGAATCGACCCGGCCCGCGTCCTGGTCCTCGGCGCGGGCGTCGCCGGACTGCAGGCGATCGCCACCGCGCACCGGCTGGGCGCAGTCGTCGAGGCCTACGACGTCCGGGCCGTCGTCAAGGAGCAGGTCGAGAGTCTGGGCGCCAGCTTCGTCGAGGTCCCCGCGATCGAGGACGCCGAGACGGAGGGCGGCTACGCCCGGGAGGTCTCGGAGGAGAGCCAGCGGCGGGCGAACGAGGTGATCGCCGAGCGGCTACGCTCGACCGACGCCTGCATCACGACGGCGTTGATCCCGGGGCGCCCGGCGCCCAGGTTGATCACGGCCGAGATGGTCGAGGGCATGCCGCACGGTTCGCTGATCGTCGACCTGGCCGCCGAACAGGGCGGCAACTGCGAGCTGACGAAGCCGGGCCAAGAGATCAACGTGAACGGCGTCACCGTGCTGGGGCCACTGAACCTGGCCAGCGACCTGGCCGCGGACGCCAGCCGCATGTTCTCGCGCAACGCCGAGAAGCTCGTGCTCTACCTGCTCGCCGACGGCGAGCTGAGCTTCGACTTCGACAACGAGATCGTCAAGGGCTGCGTCGTCACCCACGACGGCGAGATCGTCGACAAACAGGTCGCCGAAGCCCTGGCCTAG
- a CDS encoding permease, with protein MISYAQATWEVLIELAPFLLFGTLLAALLHVLLPKNLVRRQLSGYGGTLKAVVLGVPLPLCSCGVIPAGIGLRRTGASSGSAMGFLISTPQTGVDSILVSASFLGWPFALFKVAAAAVTGVAGGWWVEAMKDEVPAVEADADDDSGEDHAGTGDRVLRTISEMVAHGNELLQSIWRWLAIGVLISAAIEVLLPQQAWLDLAALGTLGAATAALVVSLPLYVCATASVPIAAALVGNGLPLGAALVFLMAGPATNVATVGAVYRAFGRKATAAYLATVIFGSIAFALLFEWLIGGTTLGGLGTHEHGDGWWAVASAVLLVALFGWFAAQEFRRWRRNARADRWAAEQVAAGEPGGRAVEIAVTGMTCGHCVETVESALLASPGVRAARVDLSGGTATIWGAASASSLKAAVQDAGFGTP; from the coding sequence ATGATCAGCTACGCACAGGCGACGTGGGAGGTGCTCATCGAGCTCGCGCCCTTCCTTCTGTTCGGAACGCTGCTCGCCGCCCTGCTCCACGTCCTCCTGCCGAAGAACCTGGTCCGGCGACAGCTCAGCGGCTACGGCGGGACGCTGAAGGCGGTGGTTCTCGGCGTGCCGCTGCCCCTCTGCTCGTGCGGCGTGATTCCGGCCGGCATCGGCCTCCGCCGCACCGGCGCGAGCAGCGGTTCCGCGATGGGCTTCCTCATCAGCACGCCGCAGACGGGAGTCGACTCGATCCTCGTCAGCGCCAGCTTCCTCGGCTGGCCGTTCGCCCTGTTCAAGGTCGCGGCGGCGGCGGTCACCGGCGTGGCCGGCGGCTGGTGGGTCGAGGCGATGAAGGACGAAGTCCCCGCTGTCGAAGCGGACGCCGACGACGACAGCGGCGAGGACCACGCAGGGACCGGCGACCGGGTCCTCCGCACGATCTCCGAGATGGTTGCCCACGGCAACGAACTGCTGCAGAGCATCTGGCGGTGGCTGGCGATCGGCGTGCTGATCTCCGCCGCCATCGAGGTGCTCCTGCCGCAGCAGGCCTGGCTCGATCTCGCCGCCCTGGGAACGCTCGGCGCCGCGACGGCCGCGCTCGTCGTCTCCCTGCCCCTCTACGTTTGCGCGACCGCCTCCGTCCCGATCGCCGCCGCACTGGTCGGGAACGGATTGCCCCTGGGAGCGGCCCTCGTCTTCCTCATGGCCGGCCCGGCGACGAACGTCGCGACCGTCGGCGCCGTCTACCGGGCGTTCGGCCGCAAGGCGACGGCGGCGTACCTCGCGACGGTGATCTTCGGGAGCATCGCCTTCGCTCTGCTCTTCGAATGGCTGATCGGCGGCACGACGCTCGGAGGACTCGGCACGCACGAGCACGGGGACGGCTGGTGGGCCGTCGCCTCCGCCGTCCTGCTCGTCGCGCTGTTCGGCTGGTTCGCCGCCCAGGAGTTCCGTCGCTGGCGGCGGAACGCGAGAGCGGACCGGTGGGCCGCCGAACAGGTGGCGGCCGGCGAGCCGGGCGGCAGGGCCGTGGAGATCGCCGTGACCGGAATGACCTGCGGCCACTGTGTGGAAACGGTCGAGTCCGCCCTGCTCGCCTCGCCCGGGGTACGGGCTGCCCGCGTCGATCTCTCAGGCGGCACCGCGACGATCTGGGGAGCGGCTTCCGCTTCCTCCCTCAAGGCGGCCGTCCAGGACGCGGGCTTCGGAACCCCCTGA